A part of Salmo salar chromosome ssa18, Ssal_v3.1, whole genome shotgun sequence genomic DNA contains:
- the LOC123728789 gene encoding endonuclease domain-containing 1 protein-like has product MIEPQLEDIDIKEMKTQDDDEVKELNNNNVLRVNHQAADTDYKNNRLDLDRGHLFPCSYAPDDDAKRSTFTLTNAVPQERSFNGGSWRRMECKVRDALELNCKKNNKIEAYVVTGAVPSFNNTLKERVNIPDLMWTAYCCYNNNLKQWVAQAHWGENQKEDKGKKLPSNTLVDLYNILNQLYPGGDVQVFPDQCPTADIPRALPLRDGDVYDHCVYDDDCVCSSVGVKGYYLPVVLVSVLVMMM; this is encoded by the exons ATGATCGAGCCCCAG CTTGAAGATATAGATATAAAAGAGATGAAAACCCAAGATGATGATGAGGTGAAGGAGCTTAATAATAATAACGTTTTAAGAGTCAACCACCAGGCTGCGGACACAGACTACAAAAATAACAGACTGGATCTGGACAGAGGTCACCTGTTCCCATGTTCGTACGCACCTGATGATGATGCCAAGAGGTCCACTTTCACCCTGACAAACGCCGTTCCCCAAGAAAGATCCTTCAACGGGGGCAGCTGGAGGAGAATGGAGTGCAAAGTCAGAGACGCTCTTGAGCTTAACTGTAAGAAGAACAACAAGATAGAAGCctatgtggtgactggagcagtTCCCAGCTTCAACAACACACTGAAGGAACGAGTGAACATCCCAGATCTCATGTGGACAGCCTACTGCTGTTACAACAACAACCTGAAACAGTGGGTGGCCCAAGCACACTGGGGTGAGAACCAAAAGGAGGACAAGGGGAAAAAATTGCCCTCAAATACCTTGGTAGATCTGTATAACATATTGAACCAGCTTTACCCAGGTGGTGATGTCCAGGTGTTCCCAGATCAGTGTCCAACTGCTGATATTCCCAGAGCGCTTCCCCTCAGGGATGGGGATGTATATGATCATTGTGTCTATGATGATGACTGTGTCTGTTCCTCTGTTGGGGTCAAAGGTTATTACCTACCTGTTGTATTAGTTTCTgtgctggtgatgatgatgtag